In a single window of the Manis javanica isolate MJ-LG chromosome 16, MJ_LKY, whole genome shotgun sequence genome:
- the H1-3 gene encoding histone H1.3, with protein MSETAPVPPTAPAPVEKTPVKKKAKKAGTTVGKRRASGPSVSELITKAVAASKERSGVSLAALKKALAAAGYDVEKNNSRIKLGLKSLVSKGTLVQTKGTGASGSFKLNKKAASGEDKPKAKKPVVAKPKRPAGTTKKPKRAMGAAPPKSTKKAPKKAKKPATAAGTKKVSKSSKKVKAGKPKKAAKSPAKAPKPKAAKPKTAKPKTTKAKKSAPKKK; from the coding sequence ATGTCGGAGACTGCTCCAGTTCCTCCTACCGCTCCTGCACCCGTAGAAAAAACACCTGTTAAGAAGAAAGCGAAGAAGGCAGGCACAACAGTTGGGAAACGCAGGGCGTCCGGGCCCTCTGTGTCCGAGCTCATCACCAAGGCAGTCGCCGCTTCCAAGGAGCGCAGCGGCGTATCTTTGGCTGCGCTCAAGAAGGCGCTGGCGGCCGCCGGCTACGACGTGGAGAAGAACAACAGCCGCATCAAGCTGGGCCTTAAGAGCCTGGTGAGCAAGGGCACCCTGGTGCAGACTAAGGGCACCGGCGCTTCCGGCTCCTTTAAGCTCAACAAGAAAGCGGCTTCCGGGGAAGACAAGCCCAAAGCCAAGAAACCGGTTGTGGCCAAGCCCAAGAGGCCCGCGGGGACGACCAAGAAGCCCAAGAGGGCAATGGGCGCGGCCCCTCCTAAGAGCACCAAGAAGGCCCCGAAGAAGGCGAAGAAGCCAGCTACCGCTGCTGGGACCAAGAAAGTGAGCAAGAGCTCGAAAAAGGTGAAAGCAGGTAAACCGAAGAAAGCAGCGAAGAGTCCAGCCAAAGCCCCTAAGCCTAAAGCAGCTAAGCCGAAAACTGCCAAACCCAAGACTACAAAAGCAAAGAAGTCTGCGCCTAAGAAGAAGTAA